A single Agromyces sp. CF514 DNA region contains:
- a CDS encoding rhodanese-like domain-containing protein, protein MHEITATEVHALDGAVILDVREPHELERARIEGALHIPLGELVARVDEVPRDTTVYTLCHVGGRSAQAAVYLESLGVDTVNIEGGIVEWHRLGLPLTLGTDR, encoded by the coding sequence ATGCACGAGATCACCGCCACCGAAGTGCACGCCCTCGACGGCGCCGTCATCCTCGACGTGCGCGAACCGCACGAGCTCGAGCGGGCGCGCATCGAAGGCGCACTGCACATCCCGCTCGGCGAGCTCGTCGCACGCGTCGACGAGGTCCCCCGCGACACGACCGTGTACACACTGTGCCACGTCGGCGGGCGCAGCGCGCAGGCCGCCGTCTACCTCGAGAGCCTCGGCGTCGACACGGTGAACATCGAGGGCGGCATCGTCGAGTGGCACCGCCTGGGGCTTCCGCTCACACTCGGAACCGACCGGTGA
- a CDS encoding FmdB family zinc ribbon protein → MPTYSYRCTSCGNAFDIQQSFADDSLTVCEACGGPLRKLFSAVGVTFNGSGFYRTDSRSGSSAVPASKSSSGDSSKGSSSGGSSSGSTGGSSSGSSSGGSTASVA, encoded by the coding sequence ATGCCCACCTATTCGTACCGCTGCACCTCGTGCGGCAACGCCTTCGACATCCAGCAGTCCTTCGCCGACGACAGCCTCACGGTCTGCGAGGCATGCGGCGGTCCGCTCCGCAAGCTGTTCAGCGCGGTCGGCGTCACCTTCAACGGGTCGGGCTTCTACCGCACCGACTCGCGTTCGGGGAGCTCTGCGGTGCCCGCGTCGAAGAGCTCGTCGGGCGATTCGTCGAAGGGTTCGTCCTCCGGCGGGTCGTCGTCGGGCTCGACGGGGGGCTCGTCGTCGGGTTCGTCTTCGGGCGGTTCGACCGCTAGCGTGGCCTAG
- the ald gene encoding alanine dehydrogenase: MYIGVPAEIKNNEFRVAMTPAGVHTLVQRGHRVAIQSGAGLGAGFTDDEYVTAGAEIAATAADAWSAELVLKVKEPIEAEYGFLREDLTLFTYLHLAADLPLTRAILDSGVTAIAYETVQLADRSLPLLTPMSEVAGRLAPQVGAAELLASKGGRGVLLAGVPGTSPAKVVVIGGGVAGEQAAATALGLGADVTVFDISLPKLRELDARYDHRIKTLASSPYEIARQVADADLVVGAVLVPGAAAPKVVTDEMVSRMKPGAVLVDIAIDQGGCFEGSRPTTHAEPTFRVHDAIYYCVANMPGAVPATSTPALTNATLPYAVRIADLGWQAALAADPALAKGLNATAGRLTNEGVALAHGLELQTAP, from the coding sequence ATGTACATCGGCGTGCCTGCTGAGATCAAGAACAACGAATTCCGCGTGGCGATGACCCCCGCGGGCGTGCACACGCTCGTGCAGCGCGGCCACCGCGTCGCCATCCAGTCGGGTGCCGGCCTCGGCGCCGGCTTCACCGACGACGAGTACGTCACCGCGGGCGCCGAGATCGCCGCGACCGCAGCCGACGCGTGGTCCGCCGAGCTCGTGCTCAAGGTGAAGGAGCCGATCGAGGCCGAGTACGGGTTCCTCCGTGAAGACCTCACGCTCTTCACCTACCTGCACCTCGCCGCCGATCTGCCGCTCACGCGCGCCATCCTCGACTCGGGCGTCACGGCCATCGCCTACGAGACCGTGCAGCTCGCCGACCGCTCGCTGCCGCTGCTCACGCCCATGAGCGAGGTCGCCGGGCGCCTGGCTCCCCAAGTCGGTGCGGCCGAACTGCTCGCCTCGAAGGGCGGCCGCGGCGTGCTGCTGGCGGGCGTTCCCGGAACCTCGCCCGCGAAGGTCGTCGTCATCGGCGGCGGCGTCGCCGGCGAGCAGGCCGCCGCGACCGCGCTCGGTCTCGGCGCCGACGTGACCGTCTTCGACATCTCGCTGCCGAAGCTCCGCGAGCTCGACGCGCGCTACGACCACCGCATCAAGACGCTCGCCTCGTCGCCCTACGAGATCGCCCGTCAGGTCGCCGACGCCGACCTCGTCGTCGGCGCCGTGCTCGTGCCCGGTGCCGCGGCGCCCAAGGTCGTCACCGACGAGATGGTCTCGCGCATGAAGCCGGGCGCCGTGCTCGTGGACATCGCCATCGACCAGGGCGGATGCTTCGAGGGCTCGCGCCCGACGACGCACGCCGAGCCGACCTTCCGCGTGCACGACGCCATCTACTACTGCGTGGCGAACATGCCCGGCGCGGTTCCGGCGACCTCTACCCCCGCGCTCACGAACGCGACGCTCCCGTATGCGGTGCGCATCGCCGACCTCGGCTGGCAGGCCGCGCTCGCCGCGGACCCCGCGCTCGCCAAGGGGCTGAACGCCACGGCCGGTCGCCTCACGAACGAGGGCGTCGCACTCGCCCACGGGCTGGAGCTGCAGACCGCCCCGTGA
- a CDS encoding 5-formyltetrahydrofolate cyclo-ligase has protein sequence MPDDPSVQKRILRAELRERRQNMSSHERRLATEGFTARLEELVGSTDAASVSCYLSMPSEPDTRPFVEWAEAHGIRVLFPVTREDGLLDWTVGESDDERLGLHGTPEAVGELLGPMAINDVDLIIVPAAAIDGTGMRLGWGRGYFDKTLGSMGKCPPVYAVVFDSEFVEEVPREVHDQPVNGVVTPTRIHAF, from the coding sequence ATGCCCGACGATCCGTCCGTTCAGAAGCGCATTCTGCGCGCCGAACTCCGTGAACGCCGCCAGAACATGTCATCGCACGAGCGCCGCCTCGCGACCGAGGGCTTCACCGCGCGGCTCGAGGAGCTCGTCGGATCGACCGATGCCGCGTCCGTCTCGTGCTACCTCTCGATGCCGTCCGAGCCCGACACGCGCCCGTTCGTCGAGTGGGCCGAGGCCCACGGCATCCGGGTGCTGTTCCCGGTGACCCGCGAAGACGGCCTGCTCGACTGGACCGTGGGCGAGTCCGACGACGAGCGGCTCGGGCTGCACGGCACCCCCGAGGCCGTCGGCGAACTGCTCGGTCCGATGGCGATCAACGACGTCGATCTCATCATCGTCCCCGCCGCCGCGATCGACGGCACGGGCATGCGATTGGGCTGGGGTCGGGGCTATTTCGACAAAACCCTCGGTTCGATGGGAAAATGTCCTCCGGTGTACGCCGTGGTCTTCGACAGCGAGTTCGTCGAAGAGGTTCCGCGCGAGGTGCACGACCAACCGGTGAACGGCGTCGTGACGCCCACGCGCATCCACGCGTTCTGA
- a CDS encoding Lrp/AsnC family transcriptional regulator, with amino-acid sequence MTDSPQISTAPVGPDSAAGRVAGPADLDEVDRAIIARLHENARIPNVDLARAVGISPSTCLARVRSLRERGVIVRYTAEINPVALGFTLQALVSVRIRPGARHLMEQISDELRREPEVAQLFFLGGTEDFLIHVRVRDSEHVRQFVLKNLSANPAVALTETNLVFEHHTALSAGLRAVI; translated from the coding sequence GTGACCGACTCGCCGCAGATCAGCACAGCCCCGGTCGGGCCCGATTCCGCCGCCGGCCGGGTCGCCGGTCCGGCCGACCTCGACGAGGTCGACCGCGCGATCATCGCCAGGCTGCACGAGAACGCACGGATCCCGAACGTCGACCTCGCCAGGGCCGTCGGCATCTCACCCTCGACCTGCCTCGCACGCGTGCGATCGCTCCGCGAACGAGGCGTGATCGTTCGCTACACCGCCGAGATCAACCCCGTCGCGCTCGGATTCACGCTGCAGGCCCTCGTGAGCGTGCGCATCCGACCGGGTGCGAGGCATCTCATGGAGCAGATCTCCGACGAGCTGCGACGGGAGCCCGAGGTCGCGCAGCTCTTCTTCCTCGGCGGTACCGAGGACTTCCTCATCCACGTCCGCGTGCGCGACAGCGAGCACGTGCGGCAGTTCGTGCTGAAGAACCTCTCGGCCAACCCGGCGGTCGCCCTCACCGAGACCAACCTCGTGTTCGAGCACCACACGGCCCTCTCGGCGGGACTCCGCGCCGTGATCTGA
- a CDS encoding ATP-binding protein — translation MTQNLTSPHSVSLGDPDLVAGNVAEPAWSRWQRELETVGGRSPLVRFVDTPRTRIELSTTHPGGLPQFITGRSTLLSSLIRDELALRNARLAAAEITQKGVELRSVRGVESVHLAIGLASWRNGGEEFLAPVLLRPLAIRRYGRDFELKLKGQPFLNPALARELREQFQITLDADAFVALAITNGVFKPQPVIDRLRGLTSHLPWFQVAPRLVVSSFAEVGPAMAADAAEPDHPLVDAIAGNPTARAAFVGFGERVRPVPQDERPPSTDTLLLDADPEQERVVAEIEAGTSLVVKTLPGTGGTQTIVNAVGALVAKDRRVLVVGARRASLDGIVHRLTQVGLAGAAVTTASLRRDLITSISRNEKVERPRVADVDDALVRLRKALVDYRSALTRPEPELKVSVLDALGELARLALLPAPPSTTARLSHASLVALAEGRDRVSRDLVRAAALGEFKYGPGDSPWYGASFASSSEATEAHQLAKRLSDVDVPRLLDRGRTLIGQTRLRMFESVAELGVFLRLLLDVRETLDRFRPSVFDRPLGELIAATSPRRESPGMSGANRRRLRRHALEYVRPGVHVTDLNAALRGIQQQRTLWQRYSEAGSIPGVPVGLDDVHVAHRSVEHDLGVLDSPLGLTGTPRRLAARPVRDLTTMLSGLAAESEVLANLQERTALLGTLRDLGLDPLLVDLARRHVPEQVVAAELELAWWQSVLEQMLATDTALLGADTALLDRLEGDFRLVDEAHASSAGPQLAWHLGENWKVALVDHPEEAGHLKRMLRGDRVDAARLQHDTPHLFRALAPIWLASPYDVAAIDPSVGFDTVILVDAGSTTMAENLGAIRRAKQVVAFGDPVTQTPTIFETGLDDPDATTDAAAAVERESDGVDALHADSALARLGELLPTMTLTRSYRAGGEDLAELVNRRFYGGRIESLPWAGSFLGHGSLGLHYVRGNGLPDQVTGTVESIDSEVAKVVELVMEHAVKRPRESLMVVTASTRHAARVHQAVLAAFAKRTDLSDFILKDRAEPFTVLTLEQSVAQSRDRVIFSVGYGRTPHGRLLSNFGSLGEPGGDRLLAVGMTRARRSMDIVSAFRPDDIDEERQSHGVLALASILSQTEERAADDGSGTTGASMLDDLAARLERRGIRVSSGHRGRLALAAANAGKAVVVETDEVLTGYSLRESLRLRPDVLRRLGWHYLRVHSFELFGNPEAVADRVATLLGKPPVLPADAASA, via the coding sequence ATGACCCAGAACCTCACGAGCCCTCACAGCGTCAGTCTCGGCGACCCCGACCTCGTCGCGGGCAACGTCGCCGAACCCGCATGGAGCCGCTGGCAGCGCGAGCTCGAGACCGTCGGCGGCCGTTCGCCGCTCGTGCGCTTCGTCGACACGCCGCGCACGCGCATCGAGCTCTCGACGACGCACCCCGGCGGCCTGCCGCAATTCATCACCGGGCGCTCGACGCTGCTCTCGAGCCTGATCCGCGACGAGCTCGCGCTGCGCAACGCCCGCCTCGCCGCCGCCGAGATCACGCAGAAGGGCGTCGAGCTGCGTTCCGTGCGAGGCGTCGAGTCCGTGCACCTCGCGATCGGCCTCGCGTCGTGGCGCAACGGCGGCGAGGAGTTCCTCGCGCCCGTGCTGCTGCGTCCGCTCGCGATCCGCCGATACGGCCGCGACTTCGAGCTCAAGCTCAAGGGCCAGCCGTTCCTGAACCCCGCGCTCGCGCGCGAACTCCGCGAGCAGTTCCAGATCACGCTCGACGCCGACGCATTCGTCGCGCTCGCGATCACGAACGGCGTGTTCAAGCCGCAGCCCGTCATCGACCGGCTCCGCGGGCTGACGAGCCACCTGCCCTGGTTCCAGGTCGCCCCGCGCCTCGTGGTCTCCTCGTTCGCCGAGGTCGGTCCGGCCATGGCAGCGGATGCCGCAGAGCCCGACCATCCCCTCGTCGACGCGATCGCGGGCAACCCGACCGCTCGCGCGGCCTTCGTCGGCTTCGGCGAGCGTGTGCGCCCGGTGCCGCAGGACGAGCGGCCGCCGTCGACCGACACCCTCCTGCTCGACGCGGATCCCGAGCAGGAGCGCGTCGTCGCCGAGATCGAGGCCGGCACGTCGCTCGTCGTGAAGACGCTGCCGGGCACCGGCGGCACGCAGACCATCGTGAACGCCGTCGGCGCACTCGTCGCGAAGGACCGCCGCGTGCTCGTGGTGGGCGCCCGCAGGGCGAGCCTCGACGGCATCGTCCACCGCCTCACCCAGGTCGGCCTCGCCGGTGCCGCGGTCACGACCGCGAGCCTCCGACGCGACCTCATCACGTCGATCTCCCGCAACGAGAAGGTCGAGCGCCCCAGGGTCGCCGATGTCGACGACGCGCTCGTGCGGCTCCGCAAGGCGCTCGTCGACTATCGCTCCGCACTCACCCGCCCCGAGCCCGAGCTCAAGGTCTCGGTGCTCGATGCGCTCGGCGAGCTCGCCAGGCTCGCACTCCTTCCGGCACCGCCTTCGACCACGGCGCGGCTCTCGCACGCGTCGCTCGTCGCGCTCGCCGAAGGGCGGGACCGCGTCTCCCGCGACCTCGTGCGCGCCGCCGCGCTGGGCGAGTTCAAGTACGGACCGGGCGACTCGCCCTGGTACGGCGCCTCGTTCGCGTCATCGAGCGAGGCGACCGAGGCGCATCAGCTCGCCAAGCGACTGAGCGACGTCGACGTGCCGCGCCTGCTCGACCGCGGCCGCACGCTCATCGGACAGACGCGCCTGCGGATGTTCGAGTCGGTCGCCGAGCTCGGCGTGTTCCTGCGGCTCCTCCTCGACGTCCGCGAGACGCTCGACCGGTTCCGGCCGTCGGTGTTCGACCGACCGCTCGGCGAACTCATCGCCGCGACCTCGCCGCGCCGCGAATCACCCGGAATGTCGGGCGCGAACCGTCGCCGGCTTCGCCGTCACGCGCTCGAGTACGTGCGACCCGGCGTGCACGTCACCGACCTCAACGCGGCACTGCGCGGCATCCAGCAGCAGCGCACGCTCTGGCAGCGCTACTCCGAGGCCGGATCGATCCCTGGCGTGCCGGTCGGACTCGACGACGTGCACGTCGCCCACCGGTCGGTCGAGCACGACCTCGGCGTGCTCGACAGCCCGCTCGGCCTCACCGGAACGCCGCGGCGGCTCGCCGCGCGCCCCGTACGCGACCTCACCACGATGCTCTCCGGCCTCGCCGCCGAGTCCGAGGTGCTCGCGAACCTGCAGGAGCGCACGGCGCTGCTCGGCACGCTGCGCGACCTCGGGCTCGACCCGCTGCTCGTCGACCTCGCGAGGCGTCACGTGCCGGAGCAGGTCGTCGCGGCCGAACTCGAACTCGCGTGGTGGCAGTCCGTGCTCGAGCAGATGCTGGCGACCGACACGGCGCTGCTCGGCGCCGACACCGCGCTCCTCGATCGGCTCGAGGGCGACTTCCGGCTCGTCGACGAGGCGCACGCGTCCTCCGCGGGCCCGCAGCTGGCGTGGCATCTCGGTGAGAACTGGAAGGTCGCGCTCGTCGACCACCCCGAAGAGGCCGGGCACCTCAAGCGCATGCTTCGCGGCGATCGCGTCGACGCGGCGAGGCTCCAGCACGACACGCCGCACCTGTTCCGTGCGCTCGCCCCGATCTGGCTCGCCTCGCCTTACGACGTCGCCGCGATCGACCCCTCGGTCGGGTTCGACACCGTGATCCTCGTCGACGCGGGCTCGACGACCATGGCCGAGAACCTCGGCGCGATCCGCCGGGCCAAGCAGGTCGTCGCATTCGGCGACCCCGTGACCCAGACGCCGACGATCTTCGAGACCGGCCTCGACGACCCCGATGCGACGACGGATGCCGCGGCGGCCGTCGAGCGCGAATCCGACGGCGTCGACGCGCTCCACGCCGATTCCGCGCTCGCGCGCCTGGGCGAGCTGCTGCCCACGATGACGCTGACGCGCAGCTATCGGGCCGGGGGAGAGGACCTCGCCGAGCTCGTGAACCGGCGCTTCTACGGCGGCCGCATCGAGTCGCTGCCGTGGGCGGGCAGCTTCCTCGGGCACGGCAGCCTCGGGCTGCACTACGTGCGCGGCAATGGCCTGCCCGACCAGGTGACGGGCACGGTCGAGAGCATCGACTCGGAGGTCGCCAAGGTCGTCGAGCTCGTCATGGAGCACGCCGTCAAGCGCCCGCGCGAGTCGCTCATGGTGGTCACTGCCAGCACGCGGCACGCCGCGCGCGTGCATCAGGCCGTGCTCGCGGCGTTCGCCAAGCGCACCGACCTGTCGGACTTCATCCTGAAGGACCGTGCGGAGCCCTTCACCGTGCTCACGCTCGAGCAGTCCGTGGCGCAGAGCCGTGACCGGGTCATCTTCTCGGTCGGCTACGGGCGCACCCCGCACGGCCGCCTGCTCTCGAACTTCGGCTCGCTCGGAGAACCCGGCGGCGACCGCCTGCTCGCGGTCGGCATGACGCGCGCCCGCCGCTCGATGGACATCGTCTCGGCGTTCCGACCTGACGACATCGACGAGGAGCGGCAGTCGCACGGCGTGCTCGCCCTCGCGAGCATCCTCAGCCAGACCGAGGAGCGCGCCGCAGACGACGGAAGCGGCACGACGGGCGCCTCGATGCTCGACGACCTCGCCGCGCGGCTCGAGCGCCGTGGCATCCGAGTCAGCTCGGGGCACCGCGGGCGCCTGGCGCTCGCGGCGGCGAACGCGGGCAAGGCCGTCGTCGTCGAGACCGACGAGGTGCTCACGGGCTACAGCCTGCGCGAGTCGCTGCGCCTGCGCCCCGACGTGCTGCGCCGGCTCGGCTGGCACTACCTCCGCGTGCACAGCTTCGAGCTGTTCGGCAACCCCGAGGCCGTCGCCGACCGGGTCGCCACGCTCCTCGGCAAGCCGCCGGTGCTGCCGGCGGATGCCGCATCCGCATGA
- a CDS encoding CHAP domain-containing protein has product MHEGDHAEQPSRSQRRAAEAAESRRSAAAGPRRTGGAGRADRRGAETSAPLPMNPNGTPAATSAMRKPAQVRRTGPVRVFATLLVVPAIFGTVAVPAYAFMPGGDAFQPGGAFSFAVAEAQDLDVSAEASRAPLSSDAYAVTTKAEIDEAALDAEEAAQAAWAAELASRGSGSYAIYTVKAEGDDYPWWDQIPDDYGGGLSPLRYYYRECVDFVAWRLNRDAGVTSAPWKWDWSNLASGSAYVWADEWVSKGWPTSSEPVVGAVAWFPYNHVAYVQSINDDGTVNIEEYNQNSDHSYHRRTIAKADALYLYPPT; this is encoded by the coding sequence TTGCACGAAGGTGACCACGCCGAGCAGCCGTCTCGCTCGCAGCGGCGCGCCGCGGAGGCCGCGGAGAGCCGTCGGTCCGCGGCCGCAGGGCCTCGCCGCACGGGCGGCGCCGGCCGTGCAGATCGGCGCGGCGCCGAGACATCCGCCCCCCTGCCGATGAACCCGAACGGCACGCCCGCGGCCACGAGCGCGATGCGCAAGCCCGCGCAGGTGCGTCGCACCGGGCCGGTGCGGGTGTTCGCGACCCTGCTCGTGGTGCCGGCCATCTTCGGCACGGTCGCCGTGCCCGCATACGCGTTCATGCCGGGCGGCGACGCATTCCAGCCCGGCGGCGCGTTCAGCTTCGCCGTCGCCGAGGCGCAGGACCTCGACGTCTCGGCCGAGGCGAGCCGTGCGCCCCTCTCCTCAGACGCCTACGCCGTGACGACGAAGGCCGAGATCGACGAGGCGGCGCTCGACGCCGAAGAGGCGGCGCAGGCCGCGTGGGCGGCCGAGCTCGCCTCGCGCGGATCCGGCAGCTACGCGATCTACACGGTCAAGGCCGAAGGCGACGACTACCCCTGGTGGGACCAGATCCCCGACGACTACGGCGGAGGTCTCTCGCCGCTTCGCTACTACTACCGCGAATGCGTCGACTTCGTCGCGTGGCGCCTCAACCGCGACGCCGGTGTCACGAGCGCCCCCTGGAAGTGGGACTGGTCGAACCTCGCGTCGGGCAGCGCCTACGTCTGGGCCGACGAGTGGGTCTCGAAGGGCTGGCCCACGAGCAGCGAGCCCGTCGTCGGCGCCGTCGCATGGTTCCCGTACAACCACGTCGCCTATGTGCAGTCCATCAACGACGACGGCACGGTGAACATCGAGGAGTACAACCAGAACTCCGACCACTCGTACCACCGGCGCACGATCGCCAAGGCCGACGCGCTCTACCTGTACCCGCCCACCTGA
- a CDS encoding beta-propeller fold lactonase family protein: MNGDGTRFWVGASTVGALGSPASGIRPLDVASDGTATLGDPVEVGENPMFLAVSPAGVLAVVHELTDGRLSTWAIDGDTLHAFGAEGTTDAADPCHVAFDASGDRAFAANYSGGRVTAHRIAPDVPADAVQSIAFSGTGPDTARQESSHPHQVVLDAARGRLLVPDLGSDRIRVIGLDAQPGTLSRREADDIVVHAGAGPRHLVVIGDLAIVANELDRTASVIDLVEGREVSSAPVDDRVPGRGLGLSAIRATRAGTVLIGDRDADALVALRFDADERTLERVASVSTGGRHPRDLHITHDERFALVADQGSDSITVVALEAGAPVEVVSTLSTPAPGCLARLP, translated from the coding sequence ATGAACGGCGACGGCACGAGGTTCTGGGTGGGCGCGTCGACGGTCGGTGCGCTCGGATCGCCGGCCAGCGGCATCCGCCCGCTCGACGTCGCGAGCGACGGAACGGCGACGCTCGGCGATCCGGTCGAGGTCGGCGAGAACCCGATGTTCCTCGCGGTCTCCCCCGCCGGCGTGCTCGCCGTCGTCCACGAGCTCACCGACGGTCGTCTCTCGACGTGGGCCATCGACGGCGACACGTTGCACGCGTTCGGCGCCGAGGGAACCACCGACGCCGCCGACCCGTGCCACGTCGCGTTCGACGCGAGCGGCGACCGGGCGTTCGCGGCGAACTACTCCGGCGGTCGCGTGACCGCGCATCGCATCGCTCCGGATGTCCCGGCCGACGCCGTGCAGTCCATCGCGTTCAGCGGCACCGGGCCCGACACCGCTCGGCAGGAGTCCTCGCATCCGCACCAGGTCGTGCTCGACGCCGCGCGCGGACGCCTGCTCGTGCCAGACCTCGGATCAGACCGCATCCGCGTGATCGGGCTCGATGCCCAGCCAGGCACCCTCTCGCGGCGCGAGGCCGACGACATCGTGGTGCACGCCGGCGCCGGCCCCCGTCACCTCGTCGTGATCGGCGACCTCGCGATCGTCGCGAACGAGCTGGACCGCACGGCGAGCGTCATCGACCTGGTCGAGGGGCGCGAAGTCTCTTCTGCGCCCGTCGACGATCGCGTGCCAGGGCGCGGCCTCGGCCTCTCGGCCATCCGCGCGACGCGCGCGGGCACCGTGCTCATCGGCGACCGCGACGCCGACGCGCTGGTCGCGCTGCGGTTCGACGCCGACGAGCGCACGCTGGAGCGGGTCGCTTCGGTCTCGACCGGTGGGCGGCACCCGCGCGACCTGCACATCACGCACGACGAACGATTCGCGCTCGTCGCCGATCAGGGATCGGATTCGATCACCGTCGTCGCACTCGAAGCCGGTGCGCCGGTCGAGGTCGTCTCGACGCTCTCGACTCCTGCGCCGGGGTGCCTCGCGCGCCTGCCCTGA
- a CDS encoding metal-sensitive transcriptional regulator codes for MTTTDAAVDSPAPTDDAQRRILNRLKRARGQLNAVIDAVETGSDCRTVVTRLSAVSSALDKAGFAIVATAMRECVDDDRPGAESAAPGDRLTIDELEKLFLTLS; via the coding sequence GTGACGACGACGGATGCCGCGGTGGACTCGCCCGCGCCGACGGACGACGCCCAGCGCCGCATCCTGAACCGCCTGAAGCGTGCCCGCGGCCAGTTGAACGCCGTGATCGACGCCGTCGAGACCGGATCCGACTGCCGCACGGTCGTGACGCGGCTCTCCGCGGTCTCGAGCGCGCTCGACAAGGCGGGGTTCGCGATCGTCGCCACGGCGATGCGCGAGTGCGTCGACGACGATCGCCCGGGCGCGGAATCCGCGGCACCGGGCGATCGGCTCACGATCGACGAGCTCGAGAAGCTGTTCCTGACGCTCTCCTGA
- a CDS encoding ATP-dependent DNA ligase — MDLPVMPPVAPMLSKAVKEIPDVGHVEPKWDGFRTIVFRDGDELELGSRNEKPMTRYFPELVEALRANLPERCVVDGEIILVRDGRLDFDALQQRIHPAASRVKLLAEQTPVSFVAFDLLALGDDDLTERPFAERRALLVGALAAASDPVFVTPATSDLAEAREWFTRYEGAGLDGVVAKPLDGAYLPDKRTMFKVKHERTADCVVAGFRWHKTGDVVGSLLLGLYDGDGRLHHVGVAASFSMARRAELVEELEPYVESDLSRHPWGEWAAQDRQGSRMPGAVSRWSAGKNLSFVPLRPELVVEVGYSQMEGDRIRHTAQFKRWRPDREAASCTYEQLESPDGLDLSQILPVR; from the coding sequence ATGGACCTGCCCGTGATGCCTCCAGTCGCACCCATGCTCTCGAAGGCCGTCAAGGAGATCCCGGACGTCGGGCACGTCGAGCCGAAGTGGGACGGCTTCCGCACGATCGTGTTCCGCGACGGCGACGAGCTCGAACTCGGCAGCCGCAACGAGAAGCCCATGACGAGGTACTTCCCCGAGCTCGTCGAGGCGCTGCGCGCGAACCTGCCGGAGCGTTGCGTGGTCGACGGCGAGATCATCCTGGTGCGCGACGGGCGGCTCGACTTCGACGCGCTGCAACAGCGGATCCACCCGGCGGCGTCACGCGTGAAGCTCCTCGCCGAGCAGACGCCGGTGTCGTTCGTCGCGTTCGACCTGCTGGCGCTCGGGGACGACGACCTGACCGAGCGGCCGTTCGCCGAACGGCGTGCCCTGCTCGTCGGGGCGCTCGCCGCGGCATCCGACCCCGTATTCGTGACCCCGGCGACCTCCGACCTCGCCGAGGCGCGCGAGTGGTTCACCCGGTACGAGGGCGCCGGCCTCGACGGAGTGGTCGCCAAGCCGCTCGACGGCGCGTACCTGCCGGACAAGCGCACGATGTTCAAGGTCAAGCACGAGCGCACGGCTGACTGCGTGGTCGCCGGCTTCCGCTGGCACAAGACCGGGGATGTCGTCGGCTCGCTCCTCCTCGGCCTGTACGACGGCGACGGCCGCCTCCACCATGTCGGCGTGGCCGCGTCGTTCTCGATGGCGCGGCGCGCAGAGCTCGTCGAGGAGCTCGAGCCCTACGTCGAATCCGACCTGTCGCGGCATCCGTGGGGCGAGTGGGCCGCGCAGGACAGGCAGGGCTCGCGCATGCCCGGAGCCGTCAGTCGCTGGTCGGCCGGCAAGAACCTGTCGTTCGTGCCCCTGCGCCCCGAGCTCGTGGTCGAGGTCGGGTACAGCCAGATGGAGGGGGACCGCATCCGCCACACGGCTCAGTTCAAGCGTTGGCGGCCCGATCGGGAAGCGGCGTCGTGCACGTACGAGCAGCTCGAGTCGCCCGACGGGCTCGACCTGTCGCAGATCCTGCCCGTGCGCTGA
- the mscL gene encoding large conductance mechanosensitive channel protein MscL, translating to MLKGFKEFILRGNVIELAVAVVIGTAFTAVVTSIVNNLINPLISAVFRADSLDTALVVSIPTLDGGTSDVKFGAVIGAIITFLIVAAVVYFVFVLPMNTLKERTEAKRKAGAPDPDEPETELTLLSEIRDLLAERPADGPHQPRH from the coding sequence GTGCTGAAGGGCTTCAAGGAATTCATCCTCCGGGGCAACGTGATCGAGCTGGCCGTCGCGGTCGTCATCGGCACGGCGTTCACGGCCGTGGTGACCTCGATCGTGAACAACCTGATCAACCCGCTGATCAGCGCGGTCTTCCGCGCCGACAGCCTCGACACGGCGTTGGTCGTCTCCATTCCGACGCTCGACGGCGGCACCTCCGACGTGAAGTTCGGCGCCGTGATCGGCGCGATCATCACGTTCCTCATCGTCGCGGCGGTCGTCTACTTCGTGTTCGTCCTCCCGATGAACACGCTCAAGGAGCGCACCGAGGCCAAGCGCAAGGCCGGGGCGCCCGACCCCGACGAGCCCGAGACGGAGCTCACGCTGCTCTCCGAGATCCGCGACCTGCTCGCCGAGCGTCCGGCCGACGGGCCGCACCAGCCGCGTCACTGA